The proteins below come from a single Xenopus tropicalis strain Nigerian chromosome 9, UCB_Xtro_10.0, whole genome shotgun sequence genomic window:
- the vkorc1 gene encoding vitamin K epoxide reductase complex, subunit 1: MAVPGWERAVRLLLCGVGIALSVYAYHVETSRERDANYTALCDINPSISCSKVFTSRWGRGFGLVEQILGRQSFLNQPNSVFGILFYGLQVLLGFSGSVGAAAALLGTSLVSIAGSLYLAYILFYVLEDFCVICVTTYALNFCLLLLNLKRLASLRAPPKKQKNKRKKN; encoded by the exons ATGGCTGTGCCAGGCTGGGAGAGGGCAGTGCGGCTGCTGCTGTGCGGTGTGGGTATTGCCCTGTCAGTCTATGCCTACCATGTGGAGACTTCCAGGGAGAGAGATGCCAACTACACTGCCCTGTGCGATATTAACCCCTCCATCAGCTGCTCCAAGGTCTTCACTTCCAG GTGGGGCCGAGGCTTTGGGCTGGTGGAGCAGATACTGGGCCGGCAGAGCTTCCTGAATCAGCCCAACAGCGTGTTTGGGATCCTCTTCTACGGCCTGCAGGTCCTGCTGG GTTTCAGCGGATCGGTGGGCGCTGCCGCCGCGCTGCTGGGGACGTCGCTGGTGTCCATCGCCGGCTCGCTGTACTTGGCCTACATCCTCTTCTACGTGTTGGAGGACTTCTGCGTCATCTGCGTCACCACCTACGCCCTGAACTTCTGCCTCCTGCTGCTCAACCTCAAGCGCCTGGCCTCCCTCCGAGCGCCCCCCAAGAAGCAAAAGAACAAGCGCAAGAAGAACTAA
- the mapk7 gene encoding mitogen-activated protein kinase 7 isoform X1, with the protein MAEPRKEPEEVPDGSGTKLDPGGSTSMPAKGFSILKERSFDVNFEVGDEYEIIETIGVGAYGVVSSARRKGCGQRVAIKKIPNAFDVVTNAKRTLRELKILKHFKHDNIIAIKDILKPSVPYNDFRSVYVVLDLMESDLHQIIHSSQPLTLEHARYFLYQLLRGLKYIHSANVLHRDLKPSNLLINENCELKIGDFGMARGLCTKPDEYKYFMTEYVATRWYRPPELMLSLHEYTQAIDMWSVGCIFAEMLGRKPLFPGKNYLHQLHLIMTVLGTPSSQVIRAIGAERVRAYIQSLPSRQPVPWATLYPQAGKKALDLLSKMLRFDPRDRISVAEALRHPFLSKYHDPDDEPECVPAFDFGFDKKILTKDQIKEAITAEIDGFHRRREGIRRQISFKPALRPAVEGPIGDGPIQEDAFQSPPLPPPTEGLDIEMPSANSARDKADFPMESPRVAENTETIDLTSPVEKEETEVLGDDHEGKEETLVVKAEPEPLPKREGAISEDTKAALKAALLKSALRNKSKDAPTSVPEVPETRKPVTAQERQREREEKRRRRHERAREREKKQKEKERREVKKIEGFGGLVLSENDKNLLERWSRMVDQTQLQPAVPPAQITGPGHSNSAVNICTVAQPLQQSVFGVANLAPLIEVGRQQNGTIAAPAVPPTIQFIPRCLNPCAVTNLLHYVPPSSAGFQISSVMLTAQAKQDSNPIAAQLPADVSFVSRGQVLTNNFPTPPRMNPPWPRCVAQEGWSGANRVDCKSVDTSLFLHKPPDLQQPQGGVPGLAYSNGSVFQNPEQHKSFPPLPPTSYSSANAPQATSPDINLVTQQLSKSQVEDILPPVFSVTPKGSGAGYGVGFDLEEFLNQSFDMAAENRESHVDSAPLSASLLADWLDIHSMNPADMASLQEDLQLGSPMSLSDIPDLQDT; encoded by the exons ATGGCGGAGCCAAGGAAAGAGCCAGAGGAGGTACCAGATGGATCGGGCACCAAACTGGACCCAGGTGGCAGCACCTCCATGCCAGCCAAGGGCTTCTCCATACTCAAAGAGCGCTCCTTCGACGTCAACTTCGAAGTTGGGGACGAGTACGAGATCATCGAAACCATCGGCGTCGGCGCTTACGGGGTGGTGTCCTCGGCCAGGCGGAAAGGCTGTG GGCAAAGGGTCGCCATTAAGAAAATCCCCAACGCCTTCGACGTGGTTACGAACGCCAAGCGCACCCTGCGGGAACTTAAGATCCTGAAGCATTTCAAGCACGACAACATCATTGCCATAAAGGACATCTTAAAGCCGTCTGTGCCTTACAACGACTTCAGATCTGT ATATGTGGTGTTGGACCTTATGGAGAGCGATTTGCACCAAATCATCCACTCGTCGCAGCCACTTACCCTCGAACACGCCCGCTACTTCCTGTACCAGCTTCTGCGCGGCCTGAAATACATCCACTCGGCCAATGTTTTGCACCGGGACCTGAAGCCCAGCAACCTTCTGATTAACGAGAACTGTGAGCTGAAGATCGGGGATTTCGGAATGGCCCGGGGGCTCTGCACCAAGCCGGACGAGTACAAGTATTTCATGACCGAGTATGTGGCCACTCGGTGGTATCGGCCCCCTGAACTGATGTTGTCTCTCCACGAGTACACGCAGGCCATTGATATGTGGTCTGTGGGGTGCATATTTGCTGAAATGTTGGGACGTAAGCCTCTCTTTCCAGGCAAAAACTACCTCCACCAGCTACATCTCATCATGACTGTGCTGGGCACACCCTCCAGTCAGGTGATCCGAGCCATTGGGGCGGAGAGAGTGAGGGCTTATATCCAAAGTCTTCCCTCGCGCCAACCAGTGCCTTGGGCAACCCTCTACCCCCAAGCTGGCAAGAAGGCTCTGGATCTGCTGTCAAAAATGCTACGTTTTGACCCACGTGACCGCATTTCCGTAGCAGAGGCACTTCGGCACCCTTTCCTGTCCAAATATCACGACCCCGACGACGAACCAGAATGCGTCCCGGCCTTTGATTTTGGATTCGATAAAAAGATTCTCACAAAGGACCAAATAAAAGAGGCTATAACGGCGGAGATAGACGGCTTTCACCGTAGAAGGGAGGGCATACGACGGCAGATCAGCTTTAAACCAGCACTCAGACCAGCCGTGGAAGGGCCCATCGGGGACGGACCTATTCAAGAAGATGCCTTCCAATCGCCACCACTACCCCCACCCACCGAGGGATTGGATATAGAGATGCCCAGTGCCAATTCGGCTCGGGACAAGGCAGATTTCCCAATGGAGTCTCCCCGGGTTGCAGAGAACACAGAGACCATCGATCTCACCTCTCCTGTGGAGAAGGAAGAGACAGAGGTGCTGGGGGACGATCATGAAGGCAAAGAAGAAACCCTAGTGGTTAAAGCTGAACCGGAGCCCTTGCCAAAGCGAGAAGGGGCAATATCGGAGGATACTAAAGCAGCGCTTAAGGCCGCTCTCTTGAAGTCAGCTTTACGGAACAAGAGTAAAG atgCACCCACTTCCGTCCCTGAGGTTCCCGAAACCCGGAAACCAGTCACGGCTCAGGAGCGACAGCGGGAGCGGGAGGAGAAGCGAAGGCGGCGCCACGAACGCGCCAGGGAGCGGGAGAAAAAGCAGAAAGAGAAGGAGCGTCGGGAAGTGAAGAAGATAGAAGGCTTCGGAGGCCTGGTGCTGAGCGAGAACGATAAGAATTTGTTGGAACGCTGGAGTCGAATGGTCGACCAGACCCAGCTGCAGCCGGCCGTTCCTCCTGCTCAGATAACCGGGCCCGGTCATTCCAATTCAGCCGTTAACATTTGCACCGTGGCTCAGCCGCTGCAGCAGTCTGTGTTTGGTGTGGCCAACTTAGCTCCTCTTATAGAGGTTGGGAGGCAACAGAACGGTACTATTGCTGCCCCAGCGGTACCGCCTACCATCCAGTTCATTCCGAGGTGTCTGAACCCTTGCGCCGTGACCAACCTGCTCCATTATGTCCCGCCCTCCTCTGCGGGCTTTCAGATTAGTTCCGTTATGCTGACCGCCCAAGCGAAGCAAGACTCCAATCCCATAGCTGCCCAGCTGCCGGCCGATGTCTCATTCGTTAGCAGAGGACAAGTCCTGACCAATAACTTTCCCACGCCCCCACGAATGAATCCCCCTTGGCCCCGGTGTGTAGCTCAGGAGGGCTGGTCTGGGGCAAACAGAGTGGATTGCAAGAGCGTGGACACTTCCCTCTTCCTCCATAAGCCCCCCGACCTCCAACAGCCACAGGGAGGAGTCCCAGGACTTGCATATTCTAATGGATCCGTCTTCCAGAACCCGGAACAGCACAAAAGTTTCCCACCTCTTCCGCCCACGTCGTACAGCAGCGCCAACGCCCCCCAGGCAACATCTCCAGACATCAACTTGGTGACTCAGCAACTTTCCAAATCCCAG GTTGAAGATATCCTTCCTCCAGTTTTCTCGGTCACTCCGAAAGGAAGCGGAGCCGGGTACGGAGTGGGGTTCGATCTGGAAGAATTTCTCAATCAGTCCTTTGATATGGCAGCAGAGAACCGGGAAAG CCACGTGGACTCCGCCCCCCTTTCTGCGTCGCTACTGGCCGACTGGCTGGACATTCACAGCATGAACCCGGCGGACATGGCTTCCCTACAGGAGGATCTGCAGCTGGGCTCCCCCATGAGTCTCTCCGACATCCCCGACCTACAGGACACCTAA
- the mapk7 gene encoding mitogen-activated protein kinase 7 (The RefSeq protein has 3 substitutions compared to this genomic sequence), translating to MAEPRKEPEEVPDGSGTKLDPGGSTSMPAKGFSILKERSFDVNFEVGDEYEIIETIGVGAYGVVSSARRKGCGQRVAIKKIPNAFDVVTNAKRTLRELKILKHFKHDNIIAIKDILKPSVPYNDFRSVYVVLDLMESDLHQIIHSSQPLTLEHARYFLYQLLRGLKYIHSANVLHRDLKPSNLLINENCELKIGDFGMARGLCTKPDEYKYFMTEYVATRWYRPPELMLSLHEYTQAIDMWSVGCIFAEMLGRKPLFPGKNYLHQLHLIMTVLGTPSSQVIRAIGAERVRAYIQSLPSRQPVPWATLYPQAGKKALDLLSKMLRFDPRDRISVAEALRHPFLSKYHDPDDEPECIPAFDFGFDKKILTKDQIKEAITAEIDGFHRRREGIRRQISFKPALRPAVEGPIGDGPIQEDAFQSPPLPPPTEGLDIEMPSANSARDKADFPMESPRVPENTETIDLTSPVEKEETEVLGDDHEGKEETLVVKAEPEPLPKREGAISEDTKAALKAALLKSALRNKSKDAPTSVPEVPETRKPVTAQERQREREEKRRRRHERAREREKKQKEKERREVKKIEGFGGLVLSENDKNLLERWSRMVDQTQLQPAVPPAQITGPGHANSAVNICTVAQPLQQSVFGVANLAPLIEVGRQQNGTIAAPAVPPTIQFIPRCLNPCAVTNLLHYVPPSSAGFQISSVMLTAQAKQDSNPIAAQLPADVSFVSRGQVLTNNFPTPPRMNPPWPRCVAQEGWSGANRVDCKSVDTSLFLHKPPDLQQPQGGVPGLAYSNGSVFQNPEQHKSFPPLPPTSYSSANAPQATSPDINLVTQQLSKSQVEDILPPVFSVTPKGSGAGYGVGFDLEEFLNQSFDMAAENRESHVDSAPLSASLLADWLDIHSMNPADMASLQEDLQLGSPMSLSDIPDLQDT from the exons ATGGCGGAGCCAAGGAAAGAGCCAGAGGAGGTACCAGATGGATCGGGCACCAAACTGGACCCAGGTGGCAGCACCTCCATGCCAGCCAAGGGCTTCTCCATACTCAAAGAGCGCTCCTTCGACGTCAACTTCGAAGTTGGGGACGAGTACGAGATCATCGAAACCATCGGCGTCGGCGCTTACGGGGTGGTGTCCTCGGCCAGGCGGAAAGGCTGTG GGCAAAGGGTCGCCATTAAGAAAATCCCCAACGCCTTCGACGTGGTTACGAACGCCAAGCGCACCCTGCGGGAACTTAAGATCCTGAAGCATTTCAAGCACGACAACATCATTGCCATAAAGGACATCTTAAAGCCGTCTGTGCCTTACAACGACTTCAGATCTGT ATATGTGGTGTTGGACCTTATGGAGAGCGATTTGCACCAAATCATCCACTCGTCGCAGCCACTTACCCTCGAACACGCCCGCTACTTCCTGTACCAGCTTCTGCGCGGCCTGAAATACATCCACTCGGCCAATGTTTTGCACCGGGACCTGAAGCCCAGCAACCTTCTGATTAACGAGAACTGTGAGCTGAAGATCGGGGATTTCGGAATGGCCCGGGGGCTCTGCACCAAGCCGGACGAGTACAAGTATTTCATGACCGAGTATGTGGCCACTCGGTGGTATCGGCCCCCTGAACTGATGTTGTCTCTCCACGAGTACACGCAGGCCATTGATATGTGGTCTGTGGGGTGCATATTTGCTGAAATGTTGGGACGTAAGCCTCTCTTTCCAGGCAAAAACTACCTCCACCAGCTACATCTCATCATGACTGTGCTGGGCACACCCTCCAGTCAGGTGATCCGAGCCATTGGGGCGGAGAGAGTGAGGGCTTATATCCAAAGTCTTCCCTCGCGCCAACCAGTGCCTTGGGCAACCCTCTACCCCCAAGCTGGCAAGAAGGCTCTGGATCTGCTGTCAAAAATGCTACGTTTTGACCCACGTGACCGCATTTCCGTAGCAGAGGCACTTCGGCACCCTTTCCTGTCCAAATATCACGACCCCGACGACGAACCAGAATGCGTCCCGGCCTTTGATTTTGGATTCGATAAAAAGATTCTCACAAAGGACCAAATAAAAGAGGCTATAACGGCGGAGATAGACGGCTTTCACCGTAGAAGGGAGGGCATACGACGGCAGATCAGCTTTAAACCAGCACTCAGACCAGCCGTGGAAGGGCCCATCGGGGACGGACCTATTCAAGAAGATGCCTTCCAATCGCCACCACTACCCCCACCCACCGAGGGATTGGATATAGAGATGCCCAGTGCCAATTCGGCTCGGGACAAGGCAGATTTCCCAATGGAGTCTCCCCGGGTTGCAGAGAACACAGAGACCATCGATCTCACCTCTCCTGTGGAGAAGGAAGAGACAGAGGTGCTGGGGGACGATCATGAAGGCAAAGAAGAAACCCTAGTGGTTAAAGCTGAACCGGAGCCCTTGCCAAAGCGAGAAGGGGCAATATCGGAGGATACTAAAGCAGCGCTTAAGGCCGCTCTCTTGAAGTCAGCTTTACGGAACAAGAGTAAAG atgCACCCACTTCCGTCCCTGAGGTTCCCGAAACCCGGAAACCAGTCACGGCTCAGGAGCGACAGCGGGAGCGGGAGGAGAAGCGAAGGCGGCGCCACGAACGCGCCAGGGAGCGGGAGAAAAAGCAGAAAGAGAAGGAGCGTCGGGAAGTGAAGAAGATAGAAGGCTTCGGAGGCCTGGTGCTGAGCGAGAACGATAAGAATTTGTTGGAACGCTGGAGTCGAATGGTCGACCAGACCCAGCTGCAGCCGGCCGTTCCTCCTGCTCAGATAACCGGGCCCGGTCATTCCAATTCAGCCGTTAACATTTGCACCGTGGCTCAGCCGCTGCAGCAGTCTGTGTTTGGTGTGGCCAACTTAGCTCCTCTTATAGAGGTTGGGAGGCAACAGAACGGTACTATTGCTGCCCCAGCGGTACCGCCTACCATCCAGTTCATTCCGAGGTGTCTGAACCCTTGCGCCGTGACCAACCTGCTCCATTATGTCCCGCCCTCCTCTGCGGGCTTTCAGATTAGTTCCGTTATGCTGACCGCCCAAGCGAAGCAAGACTCCAATCCCATAGCTGCCCAGCTGCCGGCCGATGTCTCATTCGTTAGCAGAGGACAAGTCCTGACCAATAACTTTCCCACGCCCCCACGAATGAATCCCCCTTGGCCCCGGTGTGTAGCTCAGGAGGGCTGGTCTGGGGCAAACAGAGTGGATTGCAAGAGCGTGGACACTTCCCTCTTCCTCCATAAGCCCCCCGACCTCCAACAGCCACAGGGAGGAGTCCCAGGACTTGCATATTCTAATGGATCCGTCTTCCAGAACCCGGAACAGCACAAAAGTTTCCCACCTCTTCCGCCCACGTCGTACAGCAGCGCCAACGCCCCCCAGGCAACATCTCCAGACATCAACTTGGTGACTCAGCAACTTTCCAAATCCCAG GTTGAAGATATCCTTCCTCCAGTTTTCTCGGTCACTCCGAAAGGAAGCGGAGCCGGGTACGGAGTGGGGTTCGATCTGGAAGAATTTCTCAATCAGTCCTTTGATATGGCAGCAGAGAACCGGGAAAG CCACGTGGACTCCGCCCCCCTTTCTGCGTCGCTACTGGCCGACTGGCTGGACATTCACAGCATGAACCCGGCGGACATGGCTTCCCTACAGGAGGATCTGCAGCTGGGCTCCCCCATGAGTCTCTCCGACATCCCCGACCTACAGGACACCTAA
- the LOC108645141 gene encoding uncharacterized protein LOC108645141 translates to MESDILDYSLSELDDVDKDFESDWIGNGESPYEMDQVHGTAPEVPLAGDRLDSEGQRTVITESMSVTESDEEKLQLLNKNTELRRLNAELMKLNQQWDEIYRSTTQNLQHTARALQSEAHSLRQHIDKLSVKLEHEQHKREFYESSLLQEMKRNQKLQEDVRRLERALHYKVLSQQQPGPHSAASISRAHSQSDLSSATHTAFMPPHPTYKRSPSQPEDKIGQVSKSHKPARNTQSTSNISRGHNSLGLSLEITDTEQDVNQLKDQLKALKCQTEIYAADYKTEHSDRERMKTENNKLRQKEKEMREQMLILQEQLKVYEDDFRKERSDKQVLQRLLKTRGSARDPVLVHRCNTGSQAKGALSGDTVSGTRGNRREQRGADGEGQQSQYCIGY, encoded by the exons ATGGAGAGCGACATCCTAGATTATTCCCTTTCCGAACTGGATGATGTGGACAAGGACTTTGAATCGGACTGGATCGGAAATGGAGAGTCTCCTTATGAAATGGACCA GGTTCATGGCACCGCCCCTGAGGTTCCCCTGGCAGGGGATAGGCTGGATTCCGAGGGTCAGAGGACTGTGATTACGGAGAGTATGTCTGTCACTGAGTCCGACGAGGAGAAACTCCAACTGCTGAACAAGAACACGGAGCTGCGCCGACTCAACGCAGAG CTGATGAAACTGAATCAACAATGGGATGAGATTTATCGCTCCACCACGCAGAACCTGCAGCACACAGCGCGGGCCCTGCAGAGCGAGGCGCACAGCCTGAGGCAGCACATTGACAAGCTCAGTGTGAAGCTGGAACATGAACAG CACAAACGGGAGTTCTACGAGAGTTCGCTGCTTCAGGAGATGAAGAGGAACCAGAAGCTTCAGGAAGACGTTCGGCGCCTGGAGAGGGCTCTGCACTACAAGGTCCTATCCCAGCAGCAGCCGGGGCCCCACAGT GCTGCCAGTATCTCCAGagcccacagccaatcagatctttccaGTGCCACCCACACTGCCTTCATGCCGCCACACCCCACCTATAAAAGGAGCCCGTCTCAGCCCGAAGATAAAATAGGGCAGGTTTCCAAAAGTCACAAACCTGCAAGAAACACACAGTCTACGAGCAACATCTCCCGGGGCCACAACAGTCTCGGCCTGAGCCTGGAAATCACCGACACCGAGCAGGATGTCAATCAGCTGAAGGACCAGCTCAAAGCTCTGAAATGTCAG acagaGATATACGCAGCCGATTACAAGACGGAACACTCAGACCGCGAGAGAATGAAAACAGAGAATAACAAGTTGaggcaaaaggagaaggaaatgagGGAGCAGATGCTGATCCTGCAGGAACAG CTGAAGGTATACGAGGATGATTTCCGGAAGGAGCGCTCGGATAAGCAGGTGCTGCAGCGGCTCCTGAAGACGCGGGGTTCGGCCCGGGACCCAGTACTGGTGCATCGCTGCAATACCGGGAGCCAAGCTAAGGGGGCGCTATCGGGCGATACTGTATCTGGCACCAGGGGAAACAGAAGGGAGCAGAGGGGGGCGGATGGGGAGGGGCAGCAGTCACAGTACTGTATAGGGTACTAG